One genomic segment of Salarias fasciatus chromosome 8, fSalaFa1.1, whole genome shotgun sequence includes these proteins:
- the tom1l2b gene encoding TOM1-like protein 2, whose translation MEFLLGNPYSTPVGHCIERATDGSLQSEDWTLNMEICDIINETEDGPKDAIRAVKKRVNGNRNYREVMLALTVLETCVKNCGHRFHALVTSRDFVEGVLVKIISPKNNPPTIVQDKVLALIQAWADAFRSSPDLTGVVQIYEELKRKGIDFPMSDLETLSPIHTPQRVASAPDGDSALHKYSATTQPAPAAVPPAYTAPQGPSIHTSGPINPTSEQICRLRSELDVVRGNTKVMSEMLTEMVPGQEDASDYELLQELNRTCRAMQQRIMELISCVSNEAVTEELLHANDDLNNIFLRYDRYERFRSGRSSAQSVNNGVLSEATEDNLIDLGPGSPAVVSNMPNAAPSSLPPGLTAPAGRPSSPGSLASRLAGLDVGGDSVSSTLSSLSSCKPPPTQDDFDVFAQTRTGAAEAGAPPTLDVKQQPAPAGRAARQPSVMDDIEEWLATDVKGDEGEEGVTSEEFDKFLEERAKAAEVTPGLPAPPSGAPGAAPGTPGRKKAGRAEDALFAM comes from the exons AGAGAGCCACCGACGGCTCCCTGCAGAGCGAAGACTGGACCCTCAACATGGAGATCTGCGACATCATCAATGAAACGGAGGATGG GCCCAAGGATGCTATTAGAGCAGTGAAGAAGAGGGTGAATGGCAACAGGAACTACAGGGAGGTGATGCTGGCTTTAACG GTTCTGGAGACGTGTGTGAAAAACTGCGGCCATCGTTTTCACGCTCTAGTGACCAGCAGGGACTTTGTCGAGGGCGTTCTCGTCAAAATCATCTCTCCTAAAAACAACCCGCCCACCATCGTTCAAGATAAAGTCCTCGCCCTGATTCAG gcGTGGGCCGATGCTTTCAGGAGCAGTCCGGACCTCACAGGTGTGGTTCAGATCTACGAGGAGCTGAAAAGGAAAGGCATCGATTTCCCCATGTCGGACCTGGAAACCCTGTCCCCCATACACACGCCTCAGCGG gtggcaTCGGCTCCAGACGGCGACTCCGCCTTGCATAAGTACAGCGCCACCACTCAGCCGGCGCCGGCCGCCGTCCCGCCTGCGTACACCGCCCCCCAGGGCCCCAGCATCCACACCTCGGGACCCATCAACCCCACGTCTGAACAG ATCTGCCGGCTACGCAGCGAGCTGGACGTGGTTCGAGGAAACACTAAAGTCATGTCGGAGATGCTGACCGAGATGGTGCCGGGACAGGAGGACGCTTCGGACTACGAGCTGCTGCAG GAGCTGAACAGGACCTGCAGAGCCATGCAGCAGAGGATCATGGAGCTCATCTCCTGCGTGTCCAACGAGGCGGTGaccgaggagctgctgcacgCCAACGACGACCTCAACAACATCTTCCTCCGCTACGACCG GTATGAGAGGTTCCGGTCTGGGAGGTCTTCAGCGCAGAGTGTCAACAATGGG gtcctCAGCGAGGCCACGGAGGACAACCTGATCGACCTGGGCCCCGGCTCGCCGGCGGTGGTCAGCAACATGCCCAACGCCGCTCCGTCCAGCCTGCCGCCCGGCCTGACGGCGCCCGCCGGACGGCCCTCCTCCCCGGGGTCCCTGGCCTCCCGCCTCGCCGGGCTGG atgtggGCGGAGACAGCGTCAGCAGCACCCTGAGCTCGCTCTCCAGCTGCAAGCCGCCGCCCACCCAGGACGACTTCGACGTGTTCGCCCAGACCCGGACCGGCGCCGCCGAGGccggagccccgcccacccTGGACGTCAAGCAGCAGCCGGCCCCCGCAGGG CGTGCGGCACGCCAGCCCTCTGTCATGGATGACATAGAGGAGTGGCTCGCTACTGACGTG AAAGGAGACGAGGGGGAGGAAGGCGTCACCAGTGAAG AGTTCGACAAGTTCCTGGAGGAGCGAGCCAAGGCGGCCGAGGTGACCCCCGGCCTGCCGGCGCCCCCCAGCGGGGCCCCGGGCGCCGCGCCGGGGACCCCCGGCCGCAAGAAGGCGGGCCGAGCCGAGGACGCCCTGTTCGCCATGTAG